Genomic DNA from Streptomyces sp. PCS3-D2:
CAGCAGGTCGCCGACGGCGTCTGGCTGGTGACCGGACCCGGCGGGCGCGGCATGACCTGCTCCCCCGCCATCGCCGAGACCACCGCGAACGAACTGGGCTGGTAATCCCGATGACCGACACCACCGAAACCACCGGCACCACTCGCGCCGAAGCCACCGACACCACCCGCACCACCACCGGCACCACCACCGGCGCCGGCCGGCTGGTCGTCCTCGACATGGCCGGTACCACCGTCGCCGACGGCGGCCTGGTCGAGCGCGCCTTCGAGCGGGCGGCGGGGCGCCTCGGCGTCGAGCCCGGCACCCCCGACCACGCCGAGAAGCTCCAGTACGTCCTGGCCACCATGGGCGAGTCCAAGATCTCTGTCTTCCGACACCTCTTCGGCAGGGAGGAGCTGGCCCGTCGCGCCAACTCCGCCTTCGAGGAGGCCTACGCGGAGCTCGTCGACGGCGGCCTGGTCGCCGAGGTCCCCGGCGCCCGCGCCGCGATCGAGGAGCTCCGTGCCGACGGCCGGACCGTCGCCCTGACCACCGGCTTCGCCCGCGTCACCCAGGACGCCATCCTGGACGCACTCGGCTGGCAGGACCTCGCGGACCTCACCCTCTGTCCCGCCGACGCGGGCGGCCGCGGCCGGCCCTTCCCCGACATGGTGCTGACCGCGTTCCTGCGGACCGGTGCCGCGGCCCGGGTCGCGGATGTCGCCGACATCGTGGTCGTCGGCGACACGGCCTACGACATGCTCAGCGGGCGGCGCGCCGGAGCGGGCATCGTGGCGGGCGTCCTCACCGGCGCCCACGACCGCGCGGCGCTGACGCGGAACGGCGCGACCCACATCCTCGGCTCCGTCGCCGAACTCCCGCGGCTCCTCACGGAGTCGGCGTGAGCGGTATCCGCTTCGACGGGGTCAGCGTCGCCTACGACGGCAACACCGTGCTGGACCGCCTCGACCTGACCGTGGAGGCGGGCGAGGTGATGGCGCTGCTCGGACCCTCCGGCTCGGGCAAGACCACCGCCCTGCGCGCAGTCGCCGGCTTCGTACGGCCCGGCGCGGGACGGGTGCTCATCGGCGGCCGGGACGTCACCGCACTCCCGCCGCACCAGCGCGGCATCGGCATGGTCGTCCAGCAGTACGCGCTCTTCCCGCACATGCGGGTCGAGGACAACGTCGCCTTCGGCCTCAAGGCCCGGAAGGCGCCGAAGGCCGACGTCCCCGGCCGGGTCGCCGAAGCCCTGGAGATGACGGGCATGGCCGCCTACGCCCGGCGCTACCCGCGCGAGCTGTCGGGCGGCCAGCAGCAGCGGGTCGCCCTCGCCCGCGCCCTCGCCATCCGCCCCGGCGTGCTCCTGCTGGACGAACCGCTCTCCGCCCTCGA
This window encodes:
- a CDS encoding phosphonatase-like hydrolase, producing MTDTTETTGTTRAEATDTTRTTTGTTTGAGRLVVLDMAGTTVADGGLVERAFERAAGRLGVEPGTPDHAEKLQYVLATMGESKISVFRHLFGREELARRANSAFEEAYAELVDGGLVAEVPGARAAIEELRADGRTVALTTGFARVTQDAILDALGWQDLADLTLCPADAGGRGRPFPDMVLTAFLRTGAAARVADVADIVVVGDTAYDMLSGRRAGAGIVAGVLTGAHDRAALTRNGATHILGSVAELPRLLTESA